The stretch of DNA aaaatcaactcaatattaaccgatttaactcatttccaaagctttaaagaaacggtTCAGTCACAATtcatttgtccaaaaccaagtcaattaaagtaaaccagACTGAATTCAAAAGTGCGTTCTACTTTCTTATCCAGAAAATAAactcaactcaaatcaattcaCAACGGATTAAACCcgatttcaaagctttaaaagaatcaacttcaaaagcATCTCGTTTCACAAAACCACACAACaatccattcatcaaaaccaaataataatccGTTCAACATATAATTACATTCATCCAGGATAATCAACATCACATAAGGcttatacaatcaccaaatacattatctcacatcagtatccatatgtaataattccaataataAACTATAGTTTtcggaaagcgcccctacctcaaaacgcaaatCCATAGCCCACACGCGTCACAGAATCCTTTCCGCCTCGGCCTGAGATCAACAATCAAAATCCCGGCAGCCAAAACCTCGGTTCCAAGCCACTTTCGCAACAGTCTCAATAACTCTAATCACAACATACAACAATCGAACTCAACCGTATAGCAATTAATGCCACAAACCTCAGCGTATGATAACAGAACAGTAACCAAAAGACTTTCAAACCGAAAACACTTACCGAACCGAAGGAGGAACGGCTGAACCGAAACAGCGGTGATCTCCGAACCGGTTCGGCGGCAACCCAGCAGTCAGCCCCAAGCAGCAGCGGCGATCTAAACCACACGCAGCAACGATGAAGTTCCAGGAAACTCAACAGAAGGGAAACTCAACTTAAAAGCCTTACCGGCAGTGGAGCTCGGTGGCGGCAGCGGCGTTCCCGGCGGTTGAGGCTCGGCCAGAAGCTCCGGCGGCCAGAACAGCGGCACGACTTCTCCCCCTTTCGGCAGCAACAACAGTGGTGTACGGCACCGACGTGCAGAGCGATGACAACGACCCCCCACTCACGGTAGCGGTGGTGACAGCGGCGGCTTCACCCTCCCGCGTGCGCCTTTCTCCCTCCCAGCGGCGCTCAGTCTCACGGCAGACCAGGGAAGCAGAAACGGAGCTCCATCGTGCTTCTCGTTCGGAGCTGGCAAGGATGACGGCGCGGTGACCCCGCCGCCAACTGGGCACAGCTCGCAGCTCCGTGGGTGACGGCGACGCGGTgagtttctcttcttctctcctctgTGCGACACGACTTTGACTGCGGACTCCAAGGCGGCGCGGTAAGATGGGACGACAGCGTTGAGCAGGACGGCGATGGCGCGATTGGGTACCTCGCGGCGAGGCATGGCATGGTGGCGGCGGTAACATGGCACTGCGGACAGCTCCCCCTCCAGCTCGACGGCGACGAGATGCGCCTCCTTCTCTCCCCCTCCTACTGGCTCactgttttttttctttccggGAAAAGGAAACTTTGTGAGTTGCCGATGGTGAAAAGAAATGGGGTGACGGCTACAGGGTTTTCGAATTTGTGAGTTTGCTGAGGGTGAAAAGGGGGAACCGGGttatgggttagggttttagggttagggtttctctttcaaaaattagggttaggggcattttagtaatttcagataaaattggaaataatatagtaattgaaacccaATGTAAATCCAACACTAATAGTATATGGAAAAATAcaatttgctcatcaatttttacaaattattttcaataaaatacccaaatcaaataattagaaataatatacttaatttctctattttccaaaatagcaatagtaatatttaaaatattaattatttaatccaaatcatttaaaatccttattatttcataactgccaactttataattcaaatatagaaaataatccaataattataaaattggataataatcataactcatctcaaatccaataaatcaaaacttgccttagttatctttaataaaataatttctaaaattaaggcTACAAATAACCATAtaatttgagacttgatcataattAGACTTTTCAAAGGTTTTGGGCCATACATTCTActcaccttataaaaatttttgccctcgaaaattgatacaaaacgAAAGAAATTTCATAACAGTTCACCCTTGAACACATTTATGGAAGAAGCAAAAATATCTCAACGTATgatgatcatatgcataaagATACAAAGGTAGGAGTATGGCTGCAAAGCGAACATTACAATGTAGGCTCAATGCAAAAGGTGACATGGGTCAAACATGTGATAGTAAGGCAAGGCATTGAAGGTTATAAAACATGATGAGGTTACAACGACGTGCTCAACATCCGCACACTACTCTCATCTCAACCTCAAAGCTTCAACCTTCCAACTCCATCAATCACTTACAATCCCCATATCCGATTATAAGCCTAACGATCGCAAACCCGTTCGCAAGGAACAAAACACCCACAACTCATAACGTTGTACACCTACCGTTTCACCTTCCATATACACCTATCACGTCTTAAAGAACTAACGCATCACGTTATGTATACGTCTACAAGTCGCACGTGATATCAAAATAATTCTCGAGCTTACTCAGAAGGATACAAGATTTAGAAAGGAGAGTCAAATGTCAAGGATAGTACTCATAGATTTGAAAGAATATATCCAATTCCAGATAAACAAGGATGCTCAAGCAAAGAAGTTTGCTAGAAATAAATCAATTGACAACTTCAAAGATAACCCTTGGATCAAAGGAAATCAATAGGATCAATAAGCAGAAAATCAGCGCATTAGTCTGAAACAATTTCACACTGAGTCGAAGAAGTATGAGgtttataaaaaagaatatctCAGACCCAAGACAAGGCTCATAGAACTCAAGAGCACGATTAAAAATACTCCCGGATACATTGTTCGTAAAAGAATCGAAAACTTGGGGAAAAATTATTTCGCAGTCTAAAAGAAAAGTTAAACAACAAGTATCCTTCAAGAGAGTAACAAAAGCATCAACGTGGCTTTGCTCTAAATCAATTTCACGATGAAGTAGATTATGTAgagttttaaaaacaaaatgcaCACAAGTTTGGCTAAGAGCCAAAATATTTCCTCAAATATGTTAAAAAGATAATTAGGTGCACAACTTAACCAAAAGCAATCATAAAACTCGGAAGAGAAATCAAATGCTTGTTCAAAAATTCCCAAGGTCTATATTCAAACAAGCGTGTATAACCTTTATAGCAAGGACGAAAGGGGAAGTTAAATTCTCTTTAGAAAAGAAACTCCGAGGTAAAATTTTGCTTACAATCTGGTAAGGAAACAAGCGGTGCGTTACAAACGAACATATTTCCATTAAACAAGGAAACTTTTCAAAACCTCAGTTAAAATAGTGCATGTCAACTTTAAAACaattttgtcaaaaattgaacaatggtttcaatctcaatcaagcaacagaaaataaattccGTTTAGAATTTCttcaaagaaaattcaaaacttcTTTAAAAGTTCAAAACAAGACTCCAAAGTGTTCTTGAAATCACCATCTCAGAAGAACATTCAAGAAGATTAGAATGTGCTTAAAAGGAGTCAAGCCATAAAAGAAAGAATCTTAAAtcaaaatagttaaaataaGATCCACTAGGTGTGAGACATCAGACCAGCTTTCAATTGAttcaaaagaatacaaaaatcaTAGGAAAAGACAACTCGATTATTAGTAACTTCTCAAGgataaatctttgactaaaaacTCTTGTAAAGACAATGAGAGGATAAACGATGCACTATTTTGAAACGAATCAAACTAACTCACATAAGAATGTGATTCACAAAATTGGAAAAACCAAAATCAATGGTAATGTTCACAAATTGTAAaaagattagttaaaaataaggTCAAGTATGACATTCATAGAGATGGAAGGTTTAATAGAGAATTTAGTCCGTTCATAGGAAGAAAGCTATGAGTCCAACACTTTCAAAAAGAACAATAATGGCATAAACCATGTAGTATGCTAAATCAAACTTTATCCAAAATAAGTTAAGTAAAGCTTATCAAACGAAACTCAACCgagacaaaagtaaaaaaaatcctctcttttcaaaatttgaaaattacccaaatacataatcaaatgaaCTTGTGCATTGGAACTATagtaaaattactagaaagtcAAATTGTAATTTAAAGTAAATGCAGTTCCATAAACCAGTAAAAATACAGCCGAGGTATAAAAGATAGATAGTTGCTAAACAGTATGAGTAATCTTCAAAATTTCATGTATAGATAAGTATATATCTATTAAATAGcaatttttcataaaatctcAAAATTGGTTGTGCTCACtgtcaaataagagaaaaactGAATCAACAATTTCTCTAATAATGGACTCGGAATCCCGGAGTTAAAATGCACAGCGCATTAAGACAAGTTCAAAGCTATATCAAAGAATACATGAATCaagaagaactcaaatagaGGAAGATAGATGCAACAAGGATTTTAAATAAGCATATGCACTTAAGATcaacaagaatgcatatgaatagAGAAACAGAGTGGAAACATCAAATTACTTTTCAAGAGGAGTAGCAACAAGAACTTCAAGTTAGGATATGAAAGAACAGGTCGACTCGAACAAAATCCAAGATACACAACTGAATAGCCTCGAGAAATAGTTTCTAACGTTCCCAAAACCCGCGATTCACTTTACTCAACTCGTATGtcatctatgataacccattagtgctttcatatacaaaattcactagtattaacctggccaaacttaataccaagaattatgcaatgcaagactaaCAGCGTTAATCAATAGATCGTCACGTGCGtaaagctctaattctcgtCATCCGACAAGACCTAGTACATGACAAAtgctcagagtatgcaattgaagcatagttggtccattcctcaggctctacaggaaggactgctctgatactataatgtaacaccctaactaccaaaggtcacgcttccggctgcgcaactctgatagctcggacattacgacgacacttacactatttaatactaaaatatgagcctatttaaatctttttaccGCAAAGCCGCATCTCAAAATACTTTCCTTCGACAAAGTACATCCATAGATACCATACCACTTACAAAACTCATCAAcagtacatccatatatatatacacatatatatatatatatatatataatattacaagcatgaaccaatacaattcctatccctcttacagaatatcTCAAGaaaaaggcgagggtacaatatataataatctaaagcaatgCAGAACATCtcaaaaacaattaaataaactcttcgtgacttctgcgcccacatcctgaaaggggaaaaatgtaagggggtgagaacatcatcctcgaaaggatTCTCAGTAGACGgttttttgggaattactgtaataggatacgtgaagataaccgcaccagtgattaataaccgtcttatgcctcttttcaaaaacaacattttacaataaaagtaaagtcagaaatcttttctgaaagaggaaccattcaattctcaaaaactcaaaagcctttcaaaatggtttatctatactgaaccaaagtagcctttcatattttattccaaaccagaaacacaaCCGAAATCAACCATCGGTTCATCTCATTCCatccacggccctaggcccaaacaatccaatctagcaaccaatcaccacaaaccaacagagtcccagttgcaaacacagataggaagttcaagcacaaacaaacagttacagtaagtagaacaagtagcaggtaatcacaagtaatcacataggcaaaccaagtacaatatgcacacccaaacaatgtcacatagatgcatatgatgcatgcctgtcctagtggctgatgatatcatctgtcggttatatagtcaacccgacacatcctggtagctaaccatggacagaaacacccatcgcggagcaagtaggtttgagctacaaccccattgctactacccgctcaacccacagccagtggaataaccactactgcggctactacccaggcgggcaTTTaacagctcaacctggagcgagtggaatcaccactactaccgctactacccaggcgtcacagtctctgacctggagcaagtgggacgaaccacaaccctttctactacccaggtatctcaagcatatattcattcagtcccagccatggatcaacatccatctcagccatccggcttaaattcataattcatagtcaGCCATACGGCCCATAACTCATTCGGCAATCAGCCATAAGTcaatatcatacacagccattccggcccGTAACaaacagcacttccaccattcaacatcatcgAATTTATAAAACCgacatttaagccataaatcatttttctcaagccatttcactttgaaatcaaatttcaaggcatttaagccataaatcacttttctcgAGCCATTTcgctttgaaatcaaatttcaactcttttcagccttggctttaaagatctcatttctcaaatcatctcaggctcataagccaNNNNNNNNNNNNNNNNNNNNNNNNNNNNNNNNNNNNNNNNNNNNNNNNNNNNNNNNNNNNNNNNNNNNNNNNNNNNNNNNNNNNNNNNNNNNNNNNNNNNNNNNNNNNNNNNNNNNNNNNNNNNNNNNNNNNNNNNNNNNNNNNNNNNNNNNNNNNNNNNNNNNNNNNNNNNNNNNNNNNNNNNNNNNNNNNNNNNNNNNNNNNNNNNNNNNNNNNNNNNNNNNNNNNNNNNNNNaaaattcattgaaactcttaaaatcatggattctcggttcaagtaaataaaactgaatttattatgaaaccgatccatacaaaatcacaagttcTAACTCGGCCCAAAAATCAATTCATTTGAAACGAAACCGGTTCATTTAAATCAAACCGCTTTCAGATTTCTTTTTGGAACCCATTTTTCCAACTCTTCCAAAATGCCTCAAACTTGattactcaatcaaaagtcTAGGTTCCTTTAAAAATCACTAAAAActcttttttatattgaaatcaatATTAGAGCTTTATTCTTCCCTTTAGTGATTCAAACGGTAAAAATAGTTCAGTTCTAAATAAGCCGAACTCAACGTACAAggttcattaaataaattaagcttgaaaacataaatatcctcttaataaatcaaataatacaatttctcaatccaaccctttttaaataacCTTTCAAACAAGACtaagattttatagaaatttcggcagcacctcccctaaaacttggacttttgccacccggttcgggtccctgCTAAACCGTTTCTCATTCCTTTTCCACAGCTCAAAAAATAGAAATCGATTcaaagcaagctaaatccaacaatcGCCTCAGTGGCGTATCTCAAGGAtaccatttcaaaatcaactcaatattaaccgatttaactcatttccaaagctttaaagaaacggtTCAGTCACAATtcatttgtccaaaaccaagtcaattaaagtaaaccaggctgaattcaaaagtgcGTTCTACTTTCTTATCCAGAAAATAAACTCAACTCAAATCAGTTCTACTTTCTTATCCAGAAAATAAactcaactcaaatcaattcaCAACGGATTAAACCcgatttcaaagctttaaaagaatcaacttcaaaagcATCTCGTTTCACAAAACCACACAACaatccattcatcaaaaccaaataataatccGTTCAACATATAATTACATTCGTCCAGGATAATCAACATCACATAAGGcttatacaatcaccaaatacattatctcacatcagtatccatatgtaataattccaataataAACTATAGTTTtcggaaagcgcccctacctcaaaacgcaaaaCCATAGCCCACACGCGTCACAGAATCCTTTCCGCCTCGGCCTGAGATCAACAATCAAAATCCCGGCAGCCAAAACCTCGGTTCCAAGCCACTTTCGCAACAGTCTCAACAACTCTAATCGCAACATAAAACAATCGAACTCAATCGTATAGCAATTAACGCCACAAACCTCAGCATATGATAACAGAACAGTAACCAAAAGACTTTCAAACCGAAAACACTTACCGAATCGAAGGAGGAACGATTGAACCGAAACAGCGGCGATCTCCGAACCGGTTCGGCGGCAACCCAGCAGTCAGCCCCAAGCAGCAGCGGCAATCTGAACCACACGCAGCAACGATGAAGTTCCAGGAAACTCAACAGAAGGGAAACTCAACTTAAAAGCCTTACTGGCAGTGGAGCTCGGTGGCGGCAGCGGCGTTCCCGGCGGTTGAGGCTCGGCCAGAAGCTCCGGCGGCCAGAACAGTGGCACGACTTCTCCCCCATTCGGCAGCAACAACAGTGGTGTACGGCACCGACATGCAGAGCGATGACAACGACCCCCCACTCACGGCAGCGGTGGTGATAGAGGCGGCTTCACCCTCCCGCGTGCGCCTTTCTCCCTCCCAGCGGCGCTCAGTCTCACGGCGGACCAGGGAAGCAGAAACAGAGCTCCAGGGAAGCAGAAACGGAGCTCCATCGTGCTTCTCGTTCGGAGCTGGCAAGGATGACGGCACGGTGACCCCGCCGCCAACTAGGCGCAGCTCGCATCTCCGTGGGTGACGGCGACGCGGTGagttcctcttcttctctcctctgTGCGACACGACTCTGACTGCGGATTCCAAGGCGGCGCGGTAAGATGGGACGGCAGCGTTGAGTAGGACGGCAATGGCGCGATTGGGTACCTCGCGGCGAGGCATGG from Arachis duranensis cultivar V14167 chromosome 4, aradu.V14167.gnm2.J7QH, whole genome shotgun sequence encodes:
- the LOC110280189 gene encoding uncharacterized protein LOC110280189, encoding MLPPPPCHASPRGTQSRHRRPAQRCRPILPRRLGVRSQSRVAQRREEEKLTASPSPTELRAVPSWRRGHRAVILASSEREARWSSVSASLVCRETERRWEGERRTREGEAAAVTTATVSGGSLSSLCTSVPYTTVVAAERGRSRAAVLAAGASGRASTAGNAAAATELHCRSPLLLGADCWVAAEPVRRSPLFRFSRSSFGSSY